A window of Corallococcus macrosporus DSM 14697 contains these coding sequences:
- a CDS encoding plectin 1 isoform 8, protein MPMGGSPEDKLEYFRAVVRQKTETLARARTLYAERDGELNGVKQSLTLARKELAESKASISAFQDELARAASESQARLAALQEELTAVEADRKDLSRALAEVESDVPRLTSELQEEREARGAVAEELIGAKEALSLAQDRVAELAAEKSEAQGALEAVQEQYQQAIADVERLTSELEAASAEKDSLNLRAAQLEAALAEAQSGLSALESESDWSKSSLEEAQGRASTLAAERDEARKQLSVVEDGLRTLQEQVAELERSLALKDAEIVGLRAALTARTTEAAELPALRQALEARTAELAQLKAKRESEAAKAAERSEALEEGLAQASERAQVAEGEAAALKEALEAAEVEQVSLRDRMEADAAALGEAVQQAETKVSELTAAVEAAHAEHAAIKEQLAAVELKAATKDAERVGLSARVSMLEAASGQREAELARLQAEVAKAHEALSLEQARREAAEAERTDAEVAKAQAEAQVESLTVGQGGAEAQVASLTEELEAARAEADKVERLQGRLKMMEGALEAAKAQAAGVGKADAARATAEAKLARTEASLKAAEEKLSQAEASLQAEQEARQGLEAKLAERPAAASDGAPGDWEAEREQLKADAANLKRKLMAAETALENAAGYKAKIARLEAQLKGKK, encoded by the coding sequence GAGTACTTCCGGGCCGTGGTCCGCCAGAAGACGGAGACGCTGGCGCGGGCCCGCACGCTGTACGCGGAGCGCGACGGCGAGCTCAACGGCGTGAAGCAGTCGCTGACGCTGGCGCGCAAGGAGCTGGCGGAGTCGAAGGCCAGCATCTCCGCCTTCCAGGACGAGCTGGCCCGGGCGGCGTCGGAGTCCCAGGCCCGGCTGGCCGCCCTCCAGGAAGAGCTCACCGCGGTGGAGGCGGACCGCAAGGACCTGTCGCGCGCGTTGGCCGAGGTCGAATCCGACGTGCCGCGCCTCACATCGGAGCTCCAGGAGGAGCGCGAGGCCCGCGGCGCGGTGGCCGAGGAGCTGATTGGCGCGAAGGAAGCGCTGTCGCTGGCCCAGGACCGCGTGGCGGAGCTGGCCGCGGAGAAGTCCGAGGCCCAGGGCGCGCTGGAGGCCGTCCAGGAGCAGTACCAGCAGGCCATCGCCGACGTGGAGCGGCTGACCTCCGAGCTGGAGGCGGCCTCGGCGGAGAAGGACTCGCTGAACCTGCGCGCCGCGCAGCTCGAGGCCGCGCTGGCGGAGGCCCAGTCCGGGCTGAGCGCGCTGGAGAGCGAGAGCGACTGGTCGAAGAGCTCGCTGGAGGAGGCCCAGGGCCGCGCGAGCACGCTCGCGGCCGAGCGCGACGAGGCGCGCAAGCAGCTCTCCGTGGTGGAGGACGGGCTGCGCACCCTGCAGGAGCAGGTGGCGGAGCTGGAGCGTTCGCTGGCGCTGAAGGACGCCGAAATCGTGGGCCTGCGCGCCGCGCTCACCGCGCGCACCACCGAGGCCGCCGAGCTGCCCGCGCTGCGCCAGGCGCTGGAGGCTCGCACCGCGGAGCTGGCCCAGCTCAAGGCGAAGCGGGAGTCGGAGGCGGCCAAGGCGGCGGAGCGCTCGGAGGCGCTGGAGGAAGGGCTGGCGCAGGCCAGTGAGCGGGCGCAGGTGGCGGAGGGTGAGGCCGCCGCGCTGAAGGAGGCGCTGGAGGCCGCCGAGGTGGAGCAGGTGTCGCTGCGGGACCGCATGGAAGCGGACGCGGCGGCGCTGGGCGAGGCGGTGCAGCAGGCCGAGACGAAGGTGTCGGAGCTGACGGCCGCGGTGGAGGCGGCCCACGCGGAGCACGCGGCCATCAAGGAGCAGCTCGCCGCGGTGGAGCTGAAGGCGGCCACCAAGGACGCGGAGCGGGTGGGGCTGTCCGCCCGCGTGTCCATGCTGGAGGCGGCGTCCGGGCAGCGCGAGGCGGAGCTGGCGCGGCTGCAGGCGGAGGTGGCGAAGGCCCACGAGGCGCTGTCGCTGGAGCAGGCGCGCCGCGAGGCGGCAGAGGCCGAGCGCACCGACGCGGAGGTGGCGAAGGCCCAGGCCGAGGCCCAGGTGGAGTCGCTGACGGTGGGGCAGGGCGGCGCCGAGGCGCAGGTGGCCTCGCTCACCGAGGAGCTGGAGGCCGCGCGCGCCGAGGCGGACAAGGTGGAGCGTCTCCAGGGGCGGCTGAAGATGATGGAGGGCGCCCTGGAGGCCGCGAAGGCCCAGGCCGCTGGGGTCGGCAAGGCGGACGCGGCGCGCGCCACGGCGGAGGCGAAGCTGGCGCGGACCGAGGCGTCGCTGAAGGCGGCGGAGGAGAAGCTGTCGCAGGCGGAGGCTTCGCTGCAAGCGGAGCAGGAGGCCCGGCAGGGGCTCGAGGCGAAGCTGGCGGAGCGGCCAGCGGCGGCTTCCGACGGCGCGCCAGGGGACTGGGAAGCGGAGCGCGAGCAGCTCAAGGCGGACGCGGCCAACCTCAAGCGGAAGCTGATGGCGGCCGAGACGGCGCTCGAGAACGCGGCCGGTTACAAGGCGAAGATTGCCCGGTTGGAAGCGCAATTGAAGGGCAAGAAGTAG
- the hemW gene encoding radical SAM family heme chaperone HemW, translating into MPFDAPVDALTGMPAARFGLYLHFPYCLAKCPYCDFAVAVARQVPEERYARAVLKELDTRLAAEPSLAGKVLDSIFLGGGTPSLWHPRYVAQVLDGIAARLKVAPGVEVSLEGNPERADAERFAGYRAAGVNRLSLGVQSFQPETLKALGRAHDAAMVEGAVDAARRAGFPVVAMDFIYGVHGQTVAQVEADARRAVALSPEHLSTYALTVERDVLAEDTPLSKRLKRGELALPPDDTVVDMARVVREVYGAAGLHRYEVSNHARPGYSSRHNALYWTGGEYLALGVGATGMLLSPEPHRYVNLRGAERYLVEAEAGRLPEDSREPLGPEELFAERLAMGLRLVSGVDWEAVCERYGQPVAPRRAEVARLVEHGFATLRDGRLALTEKGADVHSAVCARLL; encoded by the coding sequence ATGCCTTTCGACGCTCCAGTGGATGCCCTCACGGGGATGCCGGCGGCCCGCTTCGGGCTGTACCTGCACTTCCCCTACTGCCTGGCGAAGTGCCCCTATTGCGACTTCGCGGTGGCGGTGGCGCGGCAGGTGCCGGAGGAGCGCTACGCGCGCGCGGTGCTGAAGGAGCTGGACACCCGGCTGGCCGCCGAGCCCTCGCTCGCGGGCAAGGTGCTCGACTCCATCTTCCTGGGCGGCGGCACGCCGTCCCTGTGGCACCCGCGCTACGTGGCCCAGGTGCTGGACGGCATCGCCGCGCGGCTCAAGGTGGCGCCCGGCGTGGAGGTGTCGCTGGAGGGCAACCCGGAGCGCGCGGACGCGGAGCGCTTCGCGGGCTACCGCGCGGCGGGGGTGAACCGGCTGTCGCTGGGCGTGCAGTCCTTCCAGCCGGAGACGCTCAAGGCGCTGGGGCGCGCGCACGACGCGGCCATGGTGGAAGGGGCCGTGGACGCGGCCCGGCGCGCGGGCTTCCCGGTGGTGGCCATGGACTTCATCTATGGCGTGCACGGGCAGACGGTGGCGCAGGTGGAGGCGGACGCGCGTCGGGCGGTGGCGCTCTCCCCGGAGCACCTGTCCACCTACGCGCTGACGGTGGAGCGTGACGTGCTGGCGGAGGACACGCCCCTGTCGAAGCGGCTCAAGCGCGGCGAGCTGGCGCTGCCGCCCGACGACACCGTGGTCGACATGGCGCGCGTGGTGCGCGAGGTGTACGGCGCGGCGGGCCTGCACCGCTACGAGGTCTCCAACCACGCGCGGCCGGGGTACAGCTCGCGCCACAACGCGCTGTACTGGACGGGCGGGGAGTACCTGGCGCTCGGCGTGGGGGCCACGGGCATGCTGCTGTCGCCCGAGCCGCACCGGTACGTGAATCTGCGCGGCGCGGAGCGCTACCTCGTGGAGGCGGAGGCGGGGCGGCTGCCCGAGGACAGCCGGGAGCCCCTGGGGCCCGAGGAGCTGTTCGCGGAGCGGCTGGCCATGGGGCTGCGGCTGGTGTCGGGCGTGGACTGGGAGGCCGTCTGCGAGCGATACGGGCAGCCGGTGGCGCCCCGCCGGGCGGAAGTCGCGCGGCTGGTGGAGCACGGCTTCGCGACGCTGCGGGACGGGCGTCTGGCATTGACGGAGAAGGGCGCGGACGTCCATAGCGCCGTGTGCGCGCGGCTGCTCTAG
- a CDS encoding tetratricopeptide repeat protein has translation MSKWILWLFLTLLTGSPLLSLGLIIVIIFVADRFTWQVLPSPVRLLKRFQRAGQLAGTLLTNPHERRARHELADIRVAQRRYAEAVDILKPNLEAGDEDVDTLYLLGVAYLGAGDAQRGELLLDEAAKLDPDHKLGAIDLERGRFRLKRGDVAGAVEALERYCQVRHGTVEGRYLLARALARVGRAEDAKRMRERAWMEYVAAPRFQRRRERKWAWRARPSRPLMYAAAFALVMGLLASMLPRFGMTPEPGYGDRYRYDAYGEPHRASGMEEYQGE, from the coding sequence ATGAGCAAGTGGATTCTGTGGCTGTTCCTCACCCTGCTGACGGGCAGCCCGCTGCTGTCGCTGGGCCTCATCATCGTCATCATCTTCGTGGCGGACCGCTTCACCTGGCAGGTGCTGCCCAGCCCCGTGCGCCTGCTCAAGCGCTTCCAGCGCGCGGGGCAGCTCGCGGGCACCCTCCTCACCAACCCGCATGAGCGGCGCGCGCGGCACGAGCTGGCGGACATCCGCGTGGCGCAGCGCCGCTACGCCGAGGCGGTGGACATCCTCAAGCCCAACCTGGAGGCGGGCGACGAGGACGTGGACACGCTGTACCTGCTGGGCGTGGCCTACCTGGGCGCCGGTGACGCCCAGCGCGGGGAGCTGCTGCTGGACGAGGCGGCGAAGCTGGACCCGGACCACAAGCTGGGCGCCATCGACCTGGAGCGGGGCCGCTTCCGGCTGAAGCGCGGCGACGTGGCGGGCGCGGTGGAGGCGCTGGAGCGCTACTGCCAGGTGCGGCACGGCACGGTGGAGGGCCGCTACCTGCTGGCCAGGGCCCTGGCCAGGGTGGGCCGGGCCGAGGACGCGAAGCGGATGCGCGAGCGGGCCTGGATGGAGTACGTGGCGGCCCCCCGCTTCCAGCGCCGCCGGGAGCGCAAGTGGGCCTGGCGCGCGCGGCCCAGCCGCCCCCTGATGTACGCGGCGGCCTTCGCCCTGGTGATGGGCCTGCTGGCGTCCATGCTGCCCCGGTTCGGAATGACCCCGGAGCCGGGCTACGGCGACCGCTACCGCTACGACGCGTATGGCGAGCCCCACCGCGCGTCGGGGATGGAGGAGTACCAGGGCGAGTAG